A window of Ptychodera flava strain L36383 chromosome 1, AS_Pfla_20210202, whole genome shotgun sequence contains these coding sequences:
- the LOC139145822 gene encoding G-protein coupled receptor GRL101-like — protein sequence MGIYMLIIASTDIYYRGTYVQHDEFWRKSHLCKFAGFLAALSSEVSVFTLTIMTLDRFMAISYPFRFFHFKLKSAIVVTIAGWVMITFISLLPLTGIPYFGDNYYGRSPVCLSLHLTNESSPGWEYSVVIVLFLNLLSFTVIFACYVFMYMQIRLVSKASSVKTRARQKESVTIAKRMAVIVLTDFFCWVPISVMGILALTDTVTIPGSVYAWSAVFILPINSAMNPYLYTISLIKAKTSSKSTDASSHGQSHSLVLDSLPKQSMRNNQYDLPICRHQRQSKNGCQAT from the exons ATGGGTATATACATGTTGATTATTGCATCTACTGATATTTATTACCGTGGCACGTATGTTCAACATGATGAATTTTGGAGGAAAAGTCATTTGTGCAAGTTTGCTGGGTTTCTTGCAGCTTTATCAAGTGAAGTGTCTGTCTTCACGTTGACTATTATGACACTTGATCGCTTTATGGCCATCTCCTATCCTTTCAGGTTTTTCCACTTCAAGCTGAAATCTGCAATTGTAGTAACGATTGCAGGCTGGGTCATGATTACTTTCATCAGCTTGTTGCCTCTAACTGGCATACCTTATTTTGGTGATAATTACTATGGTCGTTCCccggtctgtctgtctctgcatCTGACAAATGAGAGCTCTCCCGGATGGGAATACTCTGTCGTGATTGTCCTTTTCTTGAATCTCTTATCTTTTACTGTAATCTTCGCTTGTTATGTGTTCATGTACATGCAAATACGTCTGGTATCAAAAGCGTCGTCTGTCAAAACAAGAGCGAGACAAAAAGAATCTGTCACCATTGCAAAGAGGATGGCTGTGATTGTACTGACTGATTTCTTCTGCTGGGTTCCAATCTCTGTGATGGGTATTCTTGCCCTGACTGACACAGTCACAATTCCAGGTTCTGTCTATGCTTGGAGTGCCGTATTCATCTTACCTATCAACTCTGCTATGAACCCTTACCTATACACAATATCCCTCATCAAAGCTAAGACGTCATCGAAATCCACGGACGCATCATCACACGGACAGTCACATTCTCTCGTGCTAG ATTCTCTGCCAAAGCAGTCAATGCGTAATAACCAGTACGACCTGCCCATTTGTCGTCACCAACGCCAGAGCAAAAACGGTTGTCAAGCTACTTGA